Proteins encoded together in one Camelina sativa cultivar DH55 chromosome 9, Cs, whole genome shotgun sequence window:
- the LOC104712986 gene encoding cyclin-dependent kinase D-1 — protein MDQPKKVADRYLKREVLGQGTYGVVFKATDTKNGETVAIKKIRIGKQKEGVNITALREIKLLKELKHPHVIELIDAFPHKENLHIVFEYMETDLEAVIRDPNLFLSPADVKSYLQMMLKGLEYCHDKWVLHRDMKPNNLLIGRNGQLKLADFGLARIFSSPGHKFTHQVFTRWYRAPELLFGAKQYDGAVDVWAAGCIFAELLLRRPFLQGKSDIDQLSKIFAAFGTPKADQWPDMISLPDYVEYQYVLAPSLRSLFPMVSEDALDLLSKMFTYDPKSRISIQQALQHRYFTSAPSPTDPLELPRPVRQQGAKSTDSKHKAIKVLSPAHKFRRVIPDRGKSANKSKDQSVDVMRQASHDGQAPMSLDFTILAERPPNRPTITSADRSHLKRKLDLEFM, from the exons ATGGACCAGCCGAAGAAAGTTGCTGATCGGTATCTGAAACGTGAGGTTCTTGGTCAAGGTACTTACGGAGTCGTCTTCAAGGCTACTGATACTAAG AACGGAGAGACTGTAGcgattaagaaaataagaattgggaaacaaaaagaaggtGTGAATATAACAGCTCTTAGAGAAATCAAATTACTTAAAGAGCTTAAGCATCCACATGTGATTGAGTTGATTGATGCGTTTCCTCACAAGGAGAACTTGCACATTGTGTTTGAGTACATGGAGACTGATCTCGAAGCAGTTATCCGAGATCCTAATCTGTTTCTTTCCCCTGCTGATGTCAAATCTTACCTTCAAATGATGTTAAAAGGTCTTGAGTATTGTCATGACAAATGGGTTTTGCATAG AGATATGAAGCCTAACAACTTGTTGATAGGACGTAATGGACAACTGAAGCTTGCAGATTTTGGGTTAGCTCGTATATTTAGTAGCCCTGGTCATAAGTTTACCCACCAG GTCTTTACGAGATGGTATAGAGCACCTGAACTTTTGTTTGGTGCAAAACAGTATGATGGTGCAGTTGATGTTTGGGCTGCTGGCTGTATTTTTGCTGAACTTCTATTACGCAGACCGTTTCTTCAG GGAAAGAGTGATATTGATCAATTAAGCAAAATATTTGCTGCCTTTGGGACCCCAAAAGCAGATCAGTGGCCAGATATGATCAGCCTTCCTGATTATGTAGAGTATCAGTATGTCCTCGCTCCTTCTCTACGTTCTTTATTCCCAATGGTTAGTGAGGATGCTCTAGATTTGTTGTCTAAGATGTTCACCTATGACCCCAAGTCTAGAATATCGATTCAGCAAGCTCTGCAACACAG GTACTTCACATCTGCACCTTCTCCTACTGACCCTTTAGAGCTACCAAGACCAGTACGCCAGCAGGGTGCTAAGTCAACTGACAGTAAACACAAAGCCATTAAAGTGTTGTCACCAGCACATAAGTTTAGACGAGTGATACCTGACCGAGGAAAGTCTGCTAATAAATCCAAGGACCAGAGTGTTGATGTCATGAGACAAGCTAGCCATGATGGACAAGCACCAATGTCTTTAGATTTCACCATCTTAGCCGAGCGGCCACCTAACCGACCAACCATCACCAG TGCGGATAGATCTCATCTGAAGAGGAAACTCGATCTCGAGTTCATGTAG